A stretch of the Sulfurimonas sp. HSL3-1 genome encodes the following:
- a CDS encoding DUF2061 domain-containing protein translates to MQEKAYRSAVKTLSWRAVGTLDTMVISFLITGSLAMAASIGSIEVFTKMVLYYLHERAWTRIGIGLHRPTGDDYQI, encoded by the coding sequence ATGCAAGAAAAAGCCTATCGGAGTGCGGTGAAAACCCTCTCCTGGCGCGCCGTCGGCACCCTGGACACGATGGTGATCTCGTTCCTGATTACGGGCAGCCTGGCGATGGCCGCCTCGATCGGTTCAATCGAGGTCTTTACGAAAATGGTCCTGTACTACCTGCACGAGCGGGCCTGGACGAGGATCGGCATCGGTCTGCACCGGCCGACCGGCGACGACTATCAGATTTAG
- a CDS encoding DUF4395 family protein yields MKVNTPPGYGSDANQTRLRAAIVALAATMYLQTDSTVWLLLLALDYFVLLNATPWISPLALSARAATYMIRFGERRADAAEKRFADQIKFGVTLGTLGTDLAGYTNIAGLFAGAFAIWTAAEAVDDSCMGCALYRWLKRHEIEVVAL; encoded by the coding sequence ATGAAAGTCAATACACCACCCGGTTACGGCAGCGACGCCAACCAGACCCGGCTGCGGGCAGCTATCGTCGCGCTGGCGGCGACCATGTACCTGCAAACGGACAGTACCGTCTGGCTTCTGCTGCTGGCACTGGATTATTTCGTGCTGCTCAATGCGACGCCATGGATCAGCCCGCTGGCGCTGAGCGCGCGCGCCGCAACGTACATGATACGGTTCGGGGAGCGCAGGGCCGACGCGGCGGAAAAGCGTTTTGCCGACCAGATCAAGTTCGGCGTGACACTGGGGACGCTGGGCACGGACCTGGCGGGATACACGAACATCGCCGGACTGTTTGCCGGCGCATTTGCGATCTGGACGGCGGCCGAAGCGGTGGATGACAGCTGTATGGGGTGTGCCCTCTACCGCTGGTTGAAACGGCATGAGATCGAGGTCGTGGCGCTGTAG
- the cysK gene encoding cysteine synthase A has protein sequence MHYATNVTELIGNTPLVKLNNASDETETTLLGKCEFMNPSGSVKDRIGKNMITRALESGLLNKQSVIIEPTSGNTGIALASIAAGLGLKLILTMPSSMSIERRKLLLALGAELELTDPAAGMAGAVVRAKELAATIENGVVLQQFENPANPVAHMVTTAEEIWRDTAGKIDIFVAAVGTGGTITGVGSILKAYNPNIEIIAVEPKDSAVLSGGKPGPHKIQGIGAGFVPKVLDPWAYGEVLTVGNDEAMASARKLARDEGLLVGISSGANVLAARRVAARQENRGKMIVTMLCDTGERYLSTPLYDIEAAE, from the coding sequence ATGCATTACGCAACCAATGTAACAGAACTGATCGGCAATACGCCGCTGGTGAAGCTGAACAACGCTTCGGACGAAACGGAAACGACGCTGCTGGGCAAGTGTGAATTCATGAACCCCTCCGGATCGGTCAAGGACCGGATCGGGAAGAATATGATCACGCGGGCGCTGGAGAGCGGGCTTTTGAACAAACAGAGCGTGATCATCGAGCCGACGAGCGGCAATACGGGGATCGCGCTCGCATCGATCGCGGCGGGGCTGGGACTGAAGCTGATCCTGACGATGCCGAGCTCCATGAGCATCGAACGCCGGAAGCTGCTCTTGGCACTCGGGGCCGAACTCGAGCTGACCGATCCCGCCGCGGGGATGGCCGGCGCAGTGGTACGGGCCAAAGAGCTCGCGGCCACGATCGAGAACGGGGTGGTGCTGCAGCAGTTTGAGAACCCGGCCAACCCGGTCGCGCATATGGTGACGACGGCGGAGGAGATCTGGCGGGATACGGCCGGGAAGATCGATATCTTCGTCGCCGCTGTCGGCACCGGGGGCACAATCACCGGGGTGGGGTCGATCCTCAAGGCGTACAACCCGAACATCGAGATCATTGCGGTGGAGCCCAAAGACTCGGCGGTCCTCTCCGGCGGCAAGCCCGGGCCGCACAAAATCCAGGGAATCGGGGCGGGCTTCGTGCCCAAGGTACTCGACCCCTGGGCCTACGGCGAGGTGTTGACCGTCGGAAACGACGAGGCAATGGCTTCGGCGCGGAAGCTGGCCCGGGACGAGGGGCTGCTCGTCGGCATCTCTTCGGGCGCAAACGTGCTCGCCGCCCGCAGAGTGGCGGCCCGGCAGGAGAACCGGGGGAAGATGATCGTGACGATGCTGTGCGATACCGGCGAGCGGTATCTGTCGACGCCGCTGTACGACATCGAAGCAGCCGAGTAG
- a CDS encoding phosphoadenylyl-sulfate reductase, with protein MKENIETLNRRLAGKTADEVLAYFAQQYGGRIALASSFGAEDQVLTHLLQPHREHIGVFTIDTGRLPYETYDVMDRTNQKYGMNIDVYFPDPSDVEALYKAQGINGFYDSVENRRRCCHARKIAPLKRALRGVEVWITGLRREQSPTRESMRMVEHDEANGLLKLNPLIEWSEAEVWEHLHANGVPYNRLHDHGYPSIGCAPCTRAVVPGDDIRSGRWWWESPEHKECGLHRKE; from the coding sequence ATGAAAGAGAACATTGAAACATTGAACCGCCGTCTGGCGGGGAAAACCGCCGATGAGGTGCTGGCGTATTTCGCACAGCAGTACGGCGGACGGATCGCACTGGCTTCGAGCTTCGGCGCGGAGGATCAGGTGCTGACGCATCTGCTGCAGCCGCACCGGGAGCACATCGGGGTTTTTACGATCGACACGGGCAGGCTGCCTTATGAGACCTACGACGTGATGGACAGAACAAACCAAAAGTACGGGATGAACATCGACGTCTATTTCCCCGATCCCTCGGACGTGGAGGCTCTCTACAAAGCGCAGGGGATCAACGGCTTTTACGACAGCGTCGAAAACCGCAGGCGCTGCTGCCATGCCCGGAAGATCGCACCGCTGAAGCGCGCGCTTCGGGGCGTGGAGGTCTGGATCACGGGGCTCCGGCGCGAGCAGTCCCCGACCCGCGAATCGATGCGCATGGTCGAGCACGACGAGGCCAACGGCCTGCTGAAGCTCAACCCGCTCATCGAGTGGAGCGAGGCGGAGGTGTGGGAGCATCTCCACGCCAACGGCGTGCCCTACAACCGGCTGCACGACCACGGGTACCCGAGTATCGGCTGTGCGCCGTGTACCCGGGCCGTCGTCCCGGGCGACGATATCCGCTCGGGGCGCTGGTGGTGGGAATCGCCCGAACACAAAGAGTGCGGACTGCACCGAAAGGAGTAA
- a CDS encoding aminotransferase class V-fold PLP-dependent enzyme: protein MTQQLFRPLLKRGNRKTFVAEQTIGRHKKHYFDYTASGLAFEPIESRIREVLETYANTHSKEASMAAVTEHYYNGAREQLKTLLGLDDAFAILPCGCGATSAIKRLQEILGVYIPPATRKRCIVRVRPKNRPLVIVGPYEHHSNEISYREGICDTVRIGFDAEGEIDLEYMEMLLQANRHREVIGAFCIASNVTGIITPYQRISRLLRRYGAMVCFDAAASSPYMNVPSKLYDAMFLSPHKLLGGPGSCGLLVIRKSLINDTVAPTFAGGGTVTYVNRSEHRFIDEKESREDAGTPGILQLIRAALAYQLRNELGLAWIKNRKKQLTDYLLSGLRDIPGCTVYGDLERENLGIVSFNVEGIDPYTLCAGLSEAWGIQTRAGCSCAGPYGHDLLGLADDAELQTRPGWVRISVHYSQEVADIDYLLASIRNTIRSLGEKHENGIASGVT from the coding sequence ATGACACAACAGCTATTTCGGCCGTTGCTTAAACGGGGGAACCGCAAGACTTTCGTCGCTGAGCAGACGATCGGCCGCCATAAGAAGCACTATTTTGACTACACCGCGTCGGGGTTGGCATTTGAACCGATCGAATCGCGGATCCGGGAGGTCCTCGAGACCTATGCGAACACCCATTCGAAAGAGGCGTCGATGGCGGCGGTGACGGAACACTACTACAACGGGGCCCGAGAGCAGCTCAAAACGCTGCTGGGGCTGGACGACGCCTTCGCCATCCTGCCCTGCGGCTGCGGCGCCACCTCGGCGATCAAGCGTCTGCAGGAGATCCTGGGGGTCTATATCCCCCCGGCGACGCGGAAACGCTGCATCGTACGGGTACGGCCCAAGAACCGGCCGCTGGTCATCGTCGGCCCCTACGAGCACCATTCGAACGAGATCAGCTACCGCGAAGGGATCTGCGACACCGTGCGCATCGGCTTCGATGCCGAAGGGGAGATCGACCTGGAGTACATGGAGATGCTGCTGCAGGCGAACCGCCACCGGGAGGTGATCGGGGCGTTCTGCATCGCTTCGAACGTGACGGGGATCATCACCCCCTATCAGCGCATCTCGCGTCTGCTGCGCCGTTACGGCGCGATGGTCTGTTTCGACGCGGCCGCGTCATCGCCGTATATGAACGTGCCCAGCAAGCTCTACGACGCCATGTTCCTCTCCCCGCACAAACTGCTCGGGGGGCCGGGGTCGTGCGGGCTGCTGGTCATTCGCAAATCGCTGATCAACGATACGGTCGCACCGACGTTCGCCGGCGGGGGCACCGTGACGTACGTGAACCGGAGCGAACACCGTTTCATCGACGAGAAGGAGAGCCGGGAGGATGCGGGCACGCCGGGGATATTGCAGCTCATCCGGGCCGCACTCGCCTACCAGCTGCGCAACGAACTGGGACTGGCCTGGATCAAAAACCGCAAAAAGCAGCTCACGGACTATCTGCTTTCCGGACTGAGGGACATTCCGGGCTGTACGGTGTACGGGGATCTGGAGAGAGAGAACCTCGGGATTGTCTCGTTCAATGTCGAGGGCATCGATCCCTACACACTGTGCGCCGGACTCTCGGAAGCGTGGGGGATCCAGACCCGGGCGGGCTGTTCGTGCGCTGGACCCTACGGGCACGATCTGCTCGGGCTGGCGGATGATGCGGAGCTGCAGACGCGTCCGGGCTGGGTGCGCATCAGCGTGCACTATTCGCAGGAGGTCGCCGATATCGACTACCTCCTTGCATCGATCCGAAATACGATTCGGAGTCTAGGAGAGAAACATGAAAACGGCATCGCTTCCGGTGTTACTTAA
- the cysD gene encoding sulfate adenylyltransferase subunit CysD, protein MIDRQRRTHLRKLEAEAIHIMREVAAEFDNPAMLYSIGKDSSVMLHLALKAFYPAKLPFPLLHVDTTWKFREMIAFRDSRIDALGLELLVHVNEEGVARGIGPFTHGSAVHTDVMKTEGLKQALKKYGFDAVFGGARRDEEKSRAKERIYSFRDANHRWDPKNQRPELWNVYNGSIRRGESIRVFPLSNWTELDIWQYIYLEQIPIVPLYFAQERPVVERDGVTIMVDDDRMPLQEGEEPRLESVRFRTLGCYPLTGAVASTATTLPEIIQEMLLAKTSERQGRVIDSDQAGSMEKKKMEGYF, encoded by the coding sequence ATGATCGACAGACAACGTCGCACCCATCTGAGGAAACTGGAGGCAGAGGCGATCCACATCATGCGCGAAGTCGCCGCCGAGTTCGATAACCCGGCCATGCTCTACAGCATCGGGAAGGATTCCTCCGTGATGCTGCACCTGGCGCTCAAGGCGTTTTACCCCGCCAAGCTGCCTTTCCCGCTGCTGCATGTGGATACGACCTGGAAGTTCAGGGAGATGATCGCGTTCCGCGACAGCCGGATCGACGCGCTGGGGCTGGAGCTGCTGGTTCACGTTAACGAAGAGGGCGTCGCCCGCGGTATTGGCCCTTTTACCCACGGGAGCGCGGTGCACACGGACGTGATGAAGACCGAAGGGCTGAAGCAGGCGCTTAAGAAGTACGGGTTCGATGCCGTCTTCGGCGGCGCGCGACGCGACGAGGAGAAGAGCCGCGCTAAGGAGCGGATCTACTCTTTCCGCGACGCGAACCACCGCTGGGACCCGAAAAACCAGCGCCCGGAGCTGTGGAACGTCTATAACGGCAGTATCCGCCGGGGCGAGAGCATCCGGGTCTTCCCGCTGTCGAACTGGACGGAGCTGGACATCTGGCAGTACATCTACCTCGAACAGATCCCGATCGTCCCGCTCTATTTTGCGCAGGAGCGCCCCGTCGTGGAGCGCGACGGCGTGACAATCATGGTCGACGACGACCGGATGCCGCTGCAGGAGGGGGAAGAACCCCGCCTCGAGAGCGTGCGATTCCGGACGCTCGGCTGTTACCCGCTGACCGGCGCGGTCGCTTCGACGGCGACGACGCTGCCGGAGATCATTCAGGAGATGCTGCTGGCGAAGACCAGCGAACGCCAGGGGCGGGTGATCGACAGCGATCAGGCCGGTTCCATGGAGAAGAAGAAAATGGAAGGATATTTCTAA
- a CDS encoding nitrite/sulfite reductase, which yields MASETKAQRVERIKREKDGLDVIGAIEEYARSGSDPHPDDIDRFKWYGLYTQNRNLQGEEDPTLYFMLRVKLEAGEVTTEQLKTLGYISNAYARRSADITTRQDLQFHWIEVRHLPVIFALLERVGLSTKMAAGDCPRNVVSCPVDGIDRGAVADVRPLVRAVNALFRDNRDFSNLPRKFKIGISGCRSHCISHEIQDLSFTAVDHPSGRVLFDVSVGGGLAKNRRIASHIGYAAAEQVVAIAEAVATLYRDEGNRENRSKARLGHLVDAWGVDAFVARLQALLGFELLPPQARAYTPYALRGHFGAHASSVEGRSYIGCAVTSGRIGGGGLLQLAKAMQRHRAGRAKFTTTQNVVVLDVPESRVSAMTGELEQAGLSSNPTPFKARTLACTGLNFCKFAISETKELAREIVDYLNERFPDFSEPVSISVNGCPNACAHPHIVDIGFVGTILKRGERRISGFELIFGGHLEGERSAFGEKSGIKVAPEEAAGIIERLLLQYLSSGYETFGAFLREQAYDTTAISAVA from the coding sequence ATGGCATCCGAAACGAAAGCGCAGCGCGTGGAGCGCATCAAGCGCGAAAAGGACGGCCTGGACGTTATCGGCGCGATTGAGGAGTATGCCCGCAGCGGCAGCGACCCGCATCCAGACGATATCGACCGGTTCAAATGGTACGGGCTCTACACCCAGAACAGAAACCTCCAGGGCGAGGAGGACCCGACGCTCTATTTCATGCTGCGGGTCAAGCTCGAGGCGGGGGAGGTGACGACCGAACAGCTCAAAACACTCGGTTACATCTCCAATGCATACGCCCGGCGCAGCGCCGATATCACAACGCGGCAGGACCTGCAGTTCCACTGGATCGAAGTGCGGCATCTGCCGGTGATATTCGCCCTGTTAGAACGCGTCGGGCTCAGTACGAAGATGGCCGCGGGCGACTGTCCGCGCAACGTCGTAAGCTGCCCGGTGGACGGCATTGACCGCGGAGCCGTGGCGGACGTGCGCCCGCTGGTCAGGGCGGTCAACGCGCTGTTCCGGGACAACCGGGATTTTTCGAACCTGCCGCGCAAGTTCAAGATCGGCATCAGCGGCTGCCGCAGTCACTGTATCTCCCACGAGATACAGGACCTGAGCTTTACGGCGGTCGATCACCCGTCGGGCCGCGTGCTTTTCGACGTTAGCGTCGGGGGCGGGCTGGCCAAGAACCGGCGCATCGCTTCACATATCGGTTATGCGGCGGCGGAGCAGGTCGTTGCCATCGCCGAGGCGGTGGCGACCCTGTACCGCGACGAGGGGAACCGCGAAAACCGTTCCAAGGCCCGACTGGGGCACCTTGTCGATGCCTGGGGAGTCGACGCCTTCGTCGCCCGGCTGCAGGCGCTGCTGGGATTCGAGCTGCTGCCGCCGCAGGCCCGGGCCTACACGCCCTACGCCCTGCGGGGCCATTTCGGCGCCCATGCGAGCAGCGTCGAGGGCAGGAGCTACATCGGCTGTGCCGTGACGTCGGGGCGCATCGGCGGGGGCGGGCTGCTGCAACTGGCCAAGGCGATGCAGCGTCACCGTGCCGGCAGGGCCAAGTTCACGACGACGCAGAACGTCGTCGTGCTCGACGTCCCCGAGAGTCGGGTTAGCGCCATGACCGGGGAGCTGGAGCAGGCCGGGCTGTCGTCCAATCCCACCCCCTTCAAAGCGCGAACGCTGGCGTGTACGGGGCTGAACTTCTGCAAGTTCGCCATCAGCGAAACGAAGGAGCTGGCGCGGGAGATCGTCGACTACCTGAATGAGCGCTTCCCCGACTTCAGCGAGCCGGTCTCGATCAGCGTCAACGGCTGTCCGAACGCCTGTGCGCATCCGCACATCGTCGACATCGGGTTCGTGGGGACAATACTGAAGCGCGGGGAGCGGCGGATCAGCGGTTTCGAGCTGATCTTCGGCGGCCACCTGGAAGGCGAGCGCAGCGCGTTCGGTGAAAAGAGCGGCATCAAGGTGGCGCCCGAAGAGGCCGCCGGCATTATCGAGCGCCTGCTGCTGCAGTATCTTAGCAGCGGGTATGAAACATTCGGAGCATTTTTACGGGAGCAGGCATATGACACAACAGCTATTTCGGCCGTTGCTTAA
- the cysN gene encoding sulfate adenylyltransferase subunit CysN produces the protein MEAQERLIASDIERYLHEHENKELLRFITCGSVDDGKSTLIGRLLHDTKMIFEDQLAAITKESRKSGTTGERVDLALLVDGLQSEREQGITIDVAYRYFATDRRKFIIADTPGHEQYTRNMATGASTADLAIILIDARYGIQTQTRRHSFIVRLLGITRVIVAVNKMDLVDFSEGRFEAIRQEYMAFAAGLDIAEVSVIPLSALEGDNVVERSARLPWYEGATLLELLETAELDRQVDGAPFRFPVQYVNRPNADFRGFAGTVASGAIRKGDTVKVVPSGKRSRVRSIVTFDGELAVAEADNAVTLTLEDEIDISRGDILVDGDAEIALAGKLIAELVWMDETPLEIGRTYTLKRAATTVAAKVEAIDYRYDVNTLTQHEAAELGLNGIARVRLLLGAPIACDPYEANRYTGSFILIDRVSNNTSGAGMIVAAAEENTLPETAAASFEAELNALIRRHFPHWEAKAIA, from the coding sequence ATGGAAGCACAAGAGAGACTGATAGCCTCGGACATCGAGCGCTACCTGCATGAACACGAAAACAAGGAGTTGCTCCGGTTCATCACCTGCGGCAGCGTGGATGACGGGAAAAGCACCCTCATCGGCCGGTTGCTGCACGATACGAAGATGATCTTCGAAGACCAGCTGGCGGCGATCACGAAGGAGAGCCGCAAGTCCGGAACGACGGGCGAGCGGGTCGACCTGGCCCTGCTCGTCGACGGTCTGCAGAGCGAACGCGAGCAGGGGATTACCATCGACGTCGCGTACCGCTACTTTGCCACGGACAGGCGCAAGTTCATCATTGCCGACACCCCGGGGCACGAGCAGTATACGCGGAACATGGCGACGGGCGCGTCGACCGCCGACCTGGCGATCATCCTGATCGACGCCCGTTACGGCATCCAGACGCAGACGCGGCGCCATTCGTTTATCGTCCGGCTGCTGGGGATCACCCGGGTAATCGTCGCGGTGAACAAGATGGACCTCGTCGATTTCTCCGAGGGGCGTTTCGAAGCGATCCGGCAGGAGTACATGGCGTTCGCGGCGGGCCTGGATATCGCCGAGGTGTCGGTGATTCCGCTCTCGGCGCTGGAGGGGGACAACGTCGTGGAACGCTCGGCGCGTCTGCCGTGGTACGAGGGCGCGACGCTGCTCGAACTGCTTGAGACGGCCGAACTGGACAGGCAGGTCGACGGGGCGCCTTTCCGTTTCCCCGTGCAGTACGTCAACCGGCCAAACGCCGACTTCCGCGGCTTTGCCGGGACCGTGGCTTCCGGCGCGATCCGCAAGGGCGACACGGTGAAGGTTGTGCCGTCTGGGAAACGGTCGCGGGTGCGTTCGATCGTGACCTTTGACGGCGAACTGGCGGTTGCGGAGGCGGACAATGCCGTGACGCTGACCCTCGAAGACGAGATCGACATCAGCCGCGGCGACATCCTCGTCGACGGCGATGCCGAGATCGCGCTTGCCGGGAAACTCATTGCGGAGCTGGTCTGGATGGACGAGACGCCGCTCGAGATCGGCAGAACCTATACGCTCAAGCGCGCGGCGACAACGGTGGCTGCGAAGGTGGAGGCGATCGATTACCGCTACGACGTCAATACCCTCACGCAGCACGAGGCGGCGGAACTCGGGCTCAACGGTATCGCGCGGGTGCGGCTCCTCCTGGGGGCGCCGATTGCGTGTGACCCGTACGAAGCGAACCGCTACACGGGCAGCTTCATTTTGATCGACCGCGTCAGCAACAACACGTCGGGGGCCGGCATGATCGTCGCGGCGGCGGAAGAGAATACGCTGCCGGAGACGGCGGCCGCATCGTTCGAGGCGGAACTCAACGCCCTGATACGCAGACACTTCCCGCACTGGGAAGCCAAAGCGATTGCATAG
- the cobA gene encoding uroporphyrinogen-III C-methyltransferase, which yields MKTASLPVLLKPKEGGVVLVGAGKVGLHKAEVLAANGIAATVIAPAVHAGFEGVPLHRVLRKNVAAGDLKGASVVIDATGDNAVTEMLLGLKAAKGFLLNVVDVPSLCDFYFASLLHYGPLKIAVSSDGASPTLTQCVRDKIRRTLPPELETLAREKAGERSGGMIDAAATRNATGRLLASVSLVGCGPGDVELLTLKAYHIIKEADVILYDHLISEEILALIPTKSIKIYVGKRKGCHSRTQDEINRMIVQYAEKGCSVARLKSGDPYIFGRGAEEAAYLAEKGFRVSVVAGISSAIAGPAVAGIPVTARGYAANFSVVSAHLKGAKTNLSWIDLLRQPDHTTVVLMGLSLSRAIRDAALERGISRTLPAAIVSNATRPNQQTRVTTLGKLADAAGAVEGPAIIVFGDVVRLHAILPGYLEGGKRAERAAANAV from the coding sequence ATGAAAACGGCATCGCTTCCGGTGTTACTTAAGCCCAAAGAGGGCGGGGTCGTCCTTGTCGGTGCGGGAAAAGTGGGGCTGCACAAAGCGGAGGTCCTTGCGGCCAACGGCATTGCGGCAACGGTGATTGCACCCGCCGTCCATGCCGGCTTTGAAGGAGTGCCCCTGCACAGAGTGTTGCGCAAAAACGTGGCAGCCGGCGATCTGAAGGGGGCTTCGGTGGTCATTGACGCTACCGGCGACAACGCCGTGACGGAGATGCTGCTCGGTCTGAAGGCCGCAAAGGGTTTTTTGCTCAACGTTGTCGACGTCCCGTCTCTGTGCGACTTTTACTTCGCTTCCCTGCTGCACTACGGGCCGCTTAAGATCGCCGTCTCGAGCGACGGGGCGAGTCCCACGCTGACGCAGTGCGTCCGGGACAAGATACGGCGCACCCTGCCGCCGGAGCTCGAAACACTCGCACGGGAGAAAGCCGGCGAACGTTCCGGGGGGATGATCGATGCCGCGGCGACGCGTAACGCCACCGGTCGTCTGCTCGCCAGCGTCTCCCTGGTGGGGTGCGGCCCCGGGGATGTGGAGCTGTTGACGCTCAAGGCGTACCATATTATAAAAGAGGCCGATGTCATCCTGTACGACCACCTGATCAGCGAGGAGATCCTGGCGCTGATCCCGACAAAGAGCATCAAGATCTATGTGGGCAAGCGCAAGGGGTGCCACAGCCGTACGCAGGATGAGATCAACCGTATGATCGTGCAGTATGCGGAGAAGGGGTGCAGCGTCGCCAGGCTCAAAAGCGGCGATCCCTATATCTTTGGACGCGGGGCGGAGGAGGCAGCATACCTGGCCGAAAAAGGGTTCCGCGTCAGCGTGGTCGCCGGCATCTCATCAGCGATCGCGGGGCCGGCAGTCGCCGGCATCCCCGTGACCGCCCGGGGGTACGCGGCGAACTTTTCCGTTGTTTCGGCCCATTTGAAAGGGGCGAAGACCAACCTATCGTGGATCGATCTGCTCCGGCAGCCCGATCATACGACAGTGGTGCTGATGGGGCTGTCGCTTTCCCGGGCCATCCGTGACGCCGCGCTGGAGCGGGGTATCAGCCGGACACTGCCGGCGGCGATCGTTTCCAATGCAACGCGTCCGAATCAGCAGACGCGGGTTACGACGCTTGGCAAGCTTGCCGACGCCGCCGGGGCAGTCGAAGGACCGGCCATTATCGTCTTCGGCGACGTCGTCAGGCTGCATGCCATACTGCCAGGCTACCTCGAGGGCGGCAAAAGAGCGGAGCGGGCGGCGGCAAACGCCGTCTAG
- a CDS encoding hydrogenase small subunit — MAERIDGVRKLFTSKSARVDTNRGDLYYQQLFDTCRTRLDALREQPAVNRLDFESLLSDEGQDRRDFMKWVSAVTAMLMLPPMFTPLVAEAAELMNRLPVIWLELQDCAGNSEALLRSDGPKIDEIVLDIISLEFHESLMAPAGHQAEKQLEDAMEHFKGNYLLFVEGSIPVGVGREWCTIGASGENFLDHLNRVAEDAAAVVAVGACATFGGIPAAAPNPTGAVGVMDVIKGKPVINIPACPANPANMVGVVLHYALTGQVPELDSLLRPKFAFGYRIHDNCERRAHFDAGEYVEEWGDEGAKNNFCLYKMGCKGPMTFNNCSIIRYNEGVNWPIGVGRGCIGCAEPDFWDKYAYERPMANANIKAPTGGVEKTVDQFGLGLLTAAGIGIGIHAVASAVAGKKEEGGEG; from the coding sequence ATGGCTGAACGAATAGATGGGGTGCGGAAACTCTTCACCTCGAAAAGCGCCAGGGTAGATACGAACCGGGGTGACCTATATTATCAACAACTGTTCGATACGTGTCGGACGCGTTTGGACGCTCTGCGGGAGCAGCCGGCGGTCAACCGGCTCGACTTCGAATCCCTGCTCAGCGACGAGGGGCAGGACCGCCGTGACTTTATGAAATGGGTCAGTGCGGTCACGGCGATGCTGATGCTGCCGCCGATGTTCACGCCGCTTGTCGCGGAAGCCGCCGAACTGATGAACCGCCTGCCGGTTATCTGGCTCGAGCTTCAGGACTGTGCGGGCAACTCCGAAGCGCTGCTCCGCAGCGACGGGCCGAAGATCGACGAGATCGTTCTCGACATCATTTCGCTGGAGTTCCACGAGTCGCTGATGGCACCGGCGGGACACCAGGCGGAGAAACAGCTTGAAGATGCGATGGAGCACTTTAAAGGGAACTACCTTCTCTTTGTCGAGGGCTCCATTCCCGTCGGTGTCGGCAGGGAGTGGTGTACCATCGGTGCCTCCGGCGAGAACTTTCTGGATCACCTGAACCGTGTCGCCGAAGACGCCGCCGCCGTTGTGGCGGTCGGTGCCTGTGCGACCTTCGGCGGTATTCCCGCCGCGGCGCCGAACCCGACGGGAGCCGTCGGGGTAATGGACGTTATCAAGGGCAAACCGGTGATCAACATCCCGGCCTGCCCGGCGAACCCGGCGAATATGGTCGGCGTTGTCCTGCATTATGCCCTCACCGGGCAGGTGCCGGAGCTTGACTCCCTGTTGCGTCCGAAATTCGCGTTCGGATACCGTATCCACGACAACTGCGAACGCCGTGCGCACTTCGACGCGGGCGAGTACGTCGAGGAGTGGGGCGACGAAGGTGCGAAGAACAACTTCTGTCTCTATAAAATGGGGTGTAAAGGACCGATGACCTTTAACAACTGCTCCATTATCCGCTACAACGAAGGGGTCAACTGGCCGATCGGCGTCGGTCGCGGCTGTATCGGCTGTGCCGAACCGGACTTCTGGGACAAATACGCCTATGAGCGGCCGATGGCCAATGCGAATATCAAAGCACCGACCGGCGGTGTCGAAAAGACCGTGGACCAGTTCGGTCTCGGTCTCCTGACGGCGGCGGGTATCGGTATCGGTATTCATGCCGTCGCCAGTGCAGTTGCCGGTAAGAAAGAAGAGGGAGGAGAAGGATAA